In Gadus morhua chromosome 2, gadMor3.0, whole genome shotgun sequence, a single window of DNA contains:
- the tsen54 gene encoding tRNA-splicing endonuclease subunit Sen54 isoform X1 has translation MADPSKTDDSERIFSELLSPSELFAARSRSRKLPVRGQKDFYPSGCTQQKQMLQNTLDEHWELVSEERVERLGNLVRGIWNPSDQIVELQSPAGKFWQTMGFSADGKQCLQPEEALYLMECGNLQVFHRDLPLSIQEGYETFLSSSQLSLQQYQVFGHLKRLGYVVSRFHASLVPSLYERQLNLPPSRDRGANQLKRKRSPSPEATATVASSPRPSEKQEDSTNPSSAQDKATNHSQPSAAQQAIPEGRRPPADDDVTGRNWWSDGLVPLEQHQDGGPSHGGPTSRWDFLSIQFPDLGARDTPGPLAPPDPALLPGAMAVGVCSVSSWLRRLNTWREKQPGGKQRRRREEEEERARRRTGPDREVQGCRSWAEYRRIMERRRKGSRRSDSRPAHLWEKDVTPLHDPRQGTSTAELLEKISVVKPSRWADKSCSVEGVGTWQISFDVHQPAVNTEFRKSSPGMPYSRMCVCSFDGPVPTLGELQRVSQQSGDVPVTMAVVDHGDISFYTFKHFLLPCDLPQ, from the exons ATGGCGGATCCAAGCAAGACAGACGATTCTGAGAGAATATTTAGTGAGTTACTGAG CCCATCGGAGCTGTTTGCAGCCCGGTCACGCAGCCGCAAGCTCCCGGTGAGAGGCCAGAAGGACTTCTACCCCAGCGGCTGCACGCAGCAGAAACAGATGCTCCAGAACACTCTGGATGAGCACTGGGAGCTGGTCTCTGAGGAGCGGGTGGAGAGGCT CGGGAACTTGGTGAGGGGCATTTGGAACCCGAGTGACCAAATAGTGGAACTGCAGTCGCCGGCG GGGAAGTTCTGGCAAACGATGGGTTTCTCAGCCGATGGGAAGCAGTGTCTCCAGCCAGAAGAAGCTCTCTACCTGatggagtgt GGGAACCTGCAGGTGTTCCACCGggacctccccctctccatccaggAGGGCTACGAGACATTCCTGTCCTCCAGCCAGCTGTCCCTCCAGCAGTACCag GTGTTCGGGCACCTGAAGAGGCTCGGCTACGTGGTGAGCCGCTTCCACGCCAG TTTGGTTCCCTCGCTGTATGAGAGGCAGCTCAACCTCCCACCATCACGCGACCGAGGAGCCAATCAGCTGAAGAGGAAACGCAGCCCCAGCCCTGAGGCCACGGCCACTGTGGCATCATCACCAAG ACCCTCAGAGAAGCAGGAGGATTCGACCAATCCCAGCTCAGCGCAAGACAAAGCCACTAATCACAGCCAGCCCTCAGCAGCTCAGCAGGCAATCCCTGAGGGCCGTCGCCCACCTGCTGACGATGACGTCACAGGAAGAAACTGGTGGAGCGATGGCCTGGTCCCCCTGGAGCAGCATCAGGATGGGGGCCCCTCCCACGGGGGTCCCACCTCGCGGTGGGACTTCCTGTCCATCCAGTTCCCAGACCTGGGGGCCAGGGACACCCCCGGACCCCTGGCCCCCCCGGACCCCGCCCTGTTGCCGGGGGCGATGGCGGTGGGCGTGTGCAGTGTCTCCTCCTGGCTGAGGAGGCTGAACACGTGGAGGGAGAAGCAGCCTGGCgggaagcagaggaggaggagggaggaggaggaggagagagccagGAGGCGCACGGGACCGGACAGGGAGGTGCAGGGGTGCAGGAGCTGGGCCGAGTACCGGAGGatcatggagaggaggaggaaggggagcaggaggagcgaCAGCAGACCAGCGCACCTCTGGGAGAAAGACGTCACCCCCCTCCACGACCCCAGGCAGGGCACTTCCACGg CCGAGCTGCTGGAGAAGATCAGCGTGGTGAAGCCGTCACGCTGGGCAGACAAATCGTGCAG TGTCGAGGGGGTCGGCACTTGGCAGATCAGCTTCGACGTCCACCAGCCGGCCGTCAACACGGAGTTCCGGAAGAGCAGTCCCGGAATGCCGTACTCCcgcatgtgtgtctgcag cttCGACGGACCGGTCCCGACTCTGGGTGAGCTGCAGCGCGTGTCCCAGCAGAGCGGCGACGTTCCCGTTACCATGGCGGTGGTGGACCACGGCGACATCTCCTTCTACACCTTCAAACACTTCCTGTTGCCCTGTGACCTGCCGcagtaa
- the tsen54 gene encoding tRNA-splicing endonuclease subunit Sen54 isoform X2: protein MLQNTLDEHWELVSEERVERLGNLVRGIWNPSDQIVELQSPAGKFWQTMGFSADGKQCLQPEEALYLMECGNLQVFHRDLPLSIQEGYETFLSSSQLSLQQYQVFGHLKRLGYVVSRFHASLVPSLYERQLNLPPSRDRGANQLKRKRSPSPEATATVASSPRPSEKQEDSTNPSSAQDKATNHSQPSAAQQAIPEGRRPPADDDVTGRNWWSDGLVPLEQHQDGGPSHGGPTSRWDFLSIQFPDLGARDTPGPLAPPDPALLPGAMAVGVCSVSSWLRRLNTWREKQPGGKQRRRREEEEERARRRTGPDREVQGCRSWAEYRRIMERRRKGSRRSDSRPAHLWEKDVTPLHDPRQGTSTAELLEKISVVKPSRWADKSCSVEGVGTWQISFDVHQPAVNTEFRKSSPGMPYSRMCVCSFDGPVPTLGELQRVSQQSGDVPVTMAVVDHGDISFYTFKHFLLPCDLPQ, encoded by the exons ATGCTCCAGAACACTCTGGATGAGCACTGGGAGCTGGTCTCTGAGGAGCGGGTGGAGAGGCT CGGGAACTTGGTGAGGGGCATTTGGAACCCGAGTGACCAAATAGTGGAACTGCAGTCGCCGGCG GGGAAGTTCTGGCAAACGATGGGTTTCTCAGCCGATGGGAAGCAGTGTCTCCAGCCAGAAGAAGCTCTCTACCTGatggagtgt GGGAACCTGCAGGTGTTCCACCGggacctccccctctccatccaggAGGGCTACGAGACATTCCTGTCCTCCAGCCAGCTGTCCCTCCAGCAGTACCag GTGTTCGGGCACCTGAAGAGGCTCGGCTACGTGGTGAGCCGCTTCCACGCCAG TTTGGTTCCCTCGCTGTATGAGAGGCAGCTCAACCTCCCACCATCACGCGACCGAGGAGCCAATCAGCTGAAGAGGAAACGCAGCCCCAGCCCTGAGGCCACGGCCACTGTGGCATCATCACCAAG ACCCTCAGAGAAGCAGGAGGATTCGACCAATCCCAGCTCAGCGCAAGACAAAGCCACTAATCACAGCCAGCCCTCAGCAGCTCAGCAGGCAATCCCTGAGGGCCGTCGCCCACCTGCTGACGATGACGTCACAGGAAGAAACTGGTGGAGCGATGGCCTGGTCCCCCTGGAGCAGCATCAGGATGGGGGCCCCTCCCACGGGGGTCCCACCTCGCGGTGGGACTTCCTGTCCATCCAGTTCCCAGACCTGGGGGCCAGGGACACCCCCGGACCCCTGGCCCCCCCGGACCCCGCCCTGTTGCCGGGGGCGATGGCGGTGGGCGTGTGCAGTGTCTCCTCCTGGCTGAGGAGGCTGAACACGTGGAGGGAGAAGCAGCCTGGCgggaagcagaggaggaggagggaggaggaggaggagagagccagGAGGCGCACGGGACCGGACAGGGAGGTGCAGGGGTGCAGGAGCTGGGCCGAGTACCGGAGGatcatggagaggaggaggaaggggagcaggaggagcgaCAGCAGACCAGCGCACCTCTGGGAGAAAGACGTCACCCCCCTCCACGACCCCAGGCAGGGCACTTCCACGg CCGAGCTGCTGGAGAAGATCAGCGTGGTGAAGCCGTCACGCTGGGCAGACAAATCGTGCAG TGTCGAGGGGGTCGGCACTTGGCAGATCAGCTTCGACGTCCACCAGCCGGCCGTCAACACGGAGTTCCGGAAGAGCAGTCCCGGAATGCCGTACTCCcgcatgtgtgtctgcag cttCGACGGACCGGTCCCGACTCTGGGTGAGCTGCAGCGCGTGTCCCAGCAGAGCGGCGACGTTCCCGTTACCATGGCGGTGGTGGACCACGGCGACATCTCCTTCTACACCTTCAAACACTTCCTGTTGCCCTGTGACCTGCCGcagtaa